The Erigeron canadensis isolate Cc75 chromosome 1, C_canadensis_v1, whole genome shotgun sequence genome segment GGGCTACTCCGTGTAGTCTAAATGGGGCAAGAGGAGCTGATGCTtcctttaaaaattatattttttccaTGGAGTGAGAACTTTTTTaatggatttttgattttttcttatgtcgattttttttatgtttactttTGTTTTCTCTTAAAATTTTTTCTAATACCACTTCTGTATACAACGAAGGCACTTGAAAACCACGTAGTACTCAAAATGGAAGCATACTAGGGGGATAATAACAAAAGGATTAGAATTAGGagttataaaagtatatataatataggggATATCTTCCATATAACTTCATGTAGCTAACTCTTTACATATACccttttaaaaaatgaactgtCTAATCTACAGGACATGCTATCATTCAAAATCGctattatttaaaaagaaaagagatacATTTTAGTTAACAACAAATTATCACCATCACGTTTCACTCTAACTGtcaaattttcaactaaaaattgtgttttttaaaatatatatttttaaatatttgttagGACctacaatttatttataaaatttctcCCTGTGTTTATGcctgttttgttttatttgggCTATCAAAAATTTATGTACACAATTGTTAATTAATTCAATAGACGAGACGGGAAAAAAAGgcaaaaaataagaataataactACTTTCATGGTTGAAAAGAAAACCTGGACGATGGAATACAAGATAGAAAGTGAAATAATTTTGACCAAAATTAACCAATGAAAGTTtagaaaaatttaatatatttaaggtgattatattttttcattttttaaaagggTGTATGTAGAGAGTTAGCTACATGAaggtgattatatatatatatatatatatatatgggaagaatcaaataagaacagtcttaaaaataagaatggtgagagCACtcaaaaaaacatcattttgatgcattaaaaattcataaaactaacatagtgcataactaattatcattatttaagtgtttaacaatacattgatccgtcaaaatcgaagaAATCacatatgcatccaagatggatgcacaaaaaaacaacaatatgattttcttgattttgacaggacaatgtgttgttaaacacttaaataatactTTGTTAAATGAACGAGCACATTCAAACAAACGTAAACAAATGTTTAAGAATATTAATTAATGAACGAAAGGGTTGTGTTCATGATTGTccaatcaactaaataaaatgattttttttcatatttaattatttaattaaacgaAAGAATATGAGCAATATATTCTATCAAATAGTTCACCATTAATCATTCATGAATAGTTTGCCGAATGTTCATTTCGTTTATGAGCTCATATACATTTTCTTTAGCTTGTCACGTCTAGATTATTGTGTCTATGGAAACCAAACCGTCGACTTACAAGTTTATGCAGGGTGTCATATCAACAAGTAAATGGTATTACACGTACATGTCGATTGTATAAACCATCACTAACATTTGTCACGTTCTGATTATATATCATCCCAAAGTTATATTGGGccaaatacataattaaaacttgaaaatcaaatacatacaataagaataagaataattAGCATATAACAACCATGGTACTGtacattataatataaaaataacccTATTAATCATTATCTTGAGTTTAATATGAACGCCCCGTATCCCAACAATTCTTTTTTAGTATCTAGAATATTACCATTTTTTGCAGCGACCTttgctgcaaaaagtgaaaaaaatgcgggtccccatgtctataatggtaaatatgACAGAATAAAAGCAGACCCCCACTCtaggtcgctgcaaaaagtctgATTGGGTTACTAAAAAGGTGGTCGGGTGAATTATGGCGGAATTTTATGTACAAATAATTACACTAATCTTAGATGTACGGTGGTTTGGCATGCATTATTagattatttaaaattaaaaatatcttttaataATGAACAAACCAACCTTTGTCTTCTCAAATAAACTAGTACATATACTTGGGGTATGACTTTAGTCggtatttgtttttgtgttattcttctacttctttttttttttttttttaataatatcttTTGCTTACCCAATTAtagaaattttattatttttgataaaagaaaaacatatatatcgAATGTATATATCATCATTCATCCAAATACACTCATATATCTTTAGCCTTCCCAGTTAGTGTTTCTTCCCTTCAAAGATCTAAACTTTTCACATAACAATCCAAACCCcatcatcaaatttcaatcaatcaaacatTTTTTCACCAAATTTCTcacctttttcttcttttaatcaATTTTACAAAATACCCATTTTGATCTGATCAATTTTCCACCTttaaattttcttaattttgattttattagtGCTATTATTATGACTTATGAAGACAATGATGGAGTTACAGTATTAAAGATTTCAATTGAAGACCCCAAGAATGATGATTATCTGATTTtggacggtggtggtggtggtgggtgttCAGTTCCCTCGTCGTCGTCGGCGGCGAGTGGTAGTGTCGGCGGCGGCGGTATATGGTGTTGGATATGGTGGTGGTTAAAGCTTATTCTTGTGTTACTGTTTTTGGCTGTTTTGggtgtttgttttttcttatgGATTGGCCCCTTTTTAATGAATAAGgtatgtataattataattataaatgtgtatatatatatatatatacatatacgtgtgtatatatatgtacttactgtatgttatgttttgttaattttgattatattgtactattaaatttattgttaatTGTCTGATTTTTTGGTGTATACTGTATAGATATATCTATCACCCACTAGCACTAATTCTCATTATAAGAAGCCTAATTTGCATTTTGTATGGAATTTTTGgtatcaaatatatgtatacataggCCTTATAAGTTCCGAGATATTGGCTACCAATACCTTCCATcatggttttcggttttcgtATAAACTTTAGTGATGTCTTATAGATAGACTAATGTATATAAAGCATTGTTGATGAGTGTTTTGCTTTAGCATGTATTTTGAGATTCAATGTAATGAAAAGATAACAGACTAAGGGTGATTTGGTTTGTAGTTGGGTTTTACTATAGGTATATATGGGTTTGATAAAGCAAAAGTATGCGAATGGGAATGAAACTCAAACAGTCAAAACCACCTCCTGTGATGGGTTTGAAAAACATCAGTTTTATGGGATTCTTACTCATTTTTGATTCCCATATAAGCAAAAGTAAAGTAATTCCCAATGCCGTCTtacacgggttttgggtcccaataccgtatTTGACgttgtatgggggaggttgagatgtagacaacaaaacaaacaatatcAATCACTTTCATCCTCATTCCTGTATTCCCAAACCCTCGTACCAAAAATACTAAGTGATTCCCTTTTGTGTAATAGTTGAAATACTAAAGACTTTGTTACCGAGTTTGGTTGTAGACGTTTAGTTCTAAATGTCTCTTATTCagttgttttcttgattcatgGTGGTTTTCATCAGTTTTAATATGACTATTTTTGGTGGTGAGCTGCGGTGGTGGTGTTAAATGCTTTATATAATAGCACATATAAGCCTATGTTCGAAATGAGTGATGGGGctgttttgttttgtctaacaTCAAGTCAACTGTTTGTTGTTATTTTTCTCCAGGAGGTTATCCCTATTTTAAATTGGGAAACAGAAACTTTCAGCAAGCCGGTCTTGGCAATTCTAATATTCACTTCAGTGGCATTATTCCCCACTATATTCATACCATCTACTCCTTCAATGTGGGTGGCCGGAATGAGCTTTGGTTATGGTTTCGGGTTTCTTTTGATTATTGGTGGAGTCATTATTGGCACCTCGCTTCCTTATTTTATCGGCTCCCTTTTTTACCACAAAATTCAAGTAAGTATTGACAATTAAGCAAACAATCATGTATATGCGGCATACATTTTCTACTGCACTATAtgttattaatttaatgtttttgttttatcgTTATTGTGCTTATGCAGGGGTGGTTAGAAAGGTATCCGAAGAAAGCTTCTATTTTGAAGTTGGCTGGTGAAGGAAGCTGGTTTAATCAATTTAGAGCTGTCGCATTATTGAGGATTTCACCCTTCCCGTACATTGTTTACAATTACTGTGCTGTGGCAACTGATGTTAGGTTCAGTCCCTATTTACTGGGAACACTGTTGGGAATGGTACCCGAGATTTTCGTTGCAATTTACACGTAAGATTTACATTCATTATCAAATTGGGTTATACATGGGTCAAGTAATATTAGGGGATGTTTGAAATTGCATTTTGGATGAGAATATTGGAATGTCTGTGTTGCAAGTCACAAATAATTGGTTTTTATCAGAACTGATTCtgttttttacctttttatataaataatcacaaCTTTTCTAACACTTGATAGGCAAATATTACTTTAATCACAACTATAAACACTAAAAGCATATCCAAAATCCATATCATGCAACTGTTTTTGTTACCCACTTTATCTGGTTCTGATTATTTTGTATCGTATAATCACCCTAAATTGTTTGGTGAAGACGAATGGGTAAAATCATTAGTACTGTCATGTAGTATATGTTGCAAAAGAGCcattatcattttaaaaatgtCAAAAGGAAGACTACAGCTTATTACAGTTGTTGATTTTGAATTGATTGTTGCAGGGGTATAATGATCAGAACATTGGCAGACGCTTCAAATGACCATCAGTCACTTTCAGCCCCTCAGATCATTTGTACTGTTTTCGGGTTTCTTCTAACTATTGCGACCACCGTCGTGGTCACGGTTTATGCTAAAAGAAGATTGAGCGAGTTGCAAACTGATGAAGAGCAGCTACTGCTGCAGTAATATTGTTGAGAGTATGCGGAGGAACTCAACTCTGTTGAGACGATCAACACAAGCAGAAACAGCTAACGAAACAAAGTgcgttttttaattaattttagtgtatagatGAAGCTAAAGGATTGACAATCTTTGTTGTTGCTTGTTTCTTATAGCAATTATATCCTccatataaaatgtatataattcAACTGCATGCTTCTAAAAGGTTCTTCCATTCGTTTTTTTTGTTGTCTGAATGCATTTGACCAGGAGAAAAAAATGTATGTAGACTGTAGAGACATGGAATTAATAGAAACAATGATAGTTTCGTGATTCTAAGTCACTGAAACAAGTGTGAACTTGCATCTTTGGGTGACTTTTTACAGTAAACGAATGACGTTTTTTGTATGAAGGTATTCCCGTCTTTTATCTGGCTAAGGGCTACTATCAAGATGTTTAACTTAGGTAGTCTGGATTAGGTATTCCGCCCTATATACGGCTAGTGGCTATTTTTAAGATGTTTAACTAGGGAGGTTTGGACACGATACCTTTGGCAAGGATGTCATTGCATCTGCCCAGTAGGTCACTTGCTGGCGGTTTTCTGAAGGTATTAGTGATTTAGTCATTTACATAGTTCGATCAGCATAACATATTGCCTTGTTAACATatgcttttattttatgatgttATACCAGATCGTTTATTAAAACGCCAAGATGTTGACATCAAATTACCTTATTTTAATAtcggttttttggttttctgTATTATgcaagatatttatatataaacgcCAAGATGGTCAATTTATCTGTTTTCGGctaaaaaaaatctaatgaGTGATTAAGACTCCAAAGATTTTGATTGACCCAGCTCAGCAAAGCCAGTTTTGCAATTTGATCGGTGTTCAAgatttttgaaacaaatatttaGACAAAAAATCAACTGTAACAAGTTGAAGAAAAaggacaaatatatatactttaacaTGAGATATCCTACGTTACGTGTATAAAATTATTGTACATAAATCTCGTAAATATACTGGTAATTTTAGCGATCAACCCTTGTATACATGTCTTAAGTTTTTAAAATAGCCCACCCAGGGTTATGATTATAAAATCGTCTTTTGTATGCAGATTTTGGTGAGAAAAATGTGTTTGTAAGACTGGTTTTTTCTTGTGTATTGTTAGGGGTCAAAATGATCAATCTGGATGTTAATAATGACTTAATGAGAATGATATCAAGTAACGTGACATGGATTTGTTAAAACGAGAACTATGCGTGATTGGACACGAGTCATTCATGGGTCACAATGAAGGG includes the following:
- the LOC122585475 gene encoding TVP38/TMEM64 family membrane protein slr0305, with product MTYEDNDGVTVLKISIEDPKNDDYLILDGGGGGGCSVPSSSSAASGSVGGGGIWCWIWWWLKLILVLLFLAVLGVCFFLWIGPFLMNKEVIPILNWETETFSKPVLAILIFTSVALFPTIFIPSTPSMWVAGMSFGYGFGFLLIIGGVIIGTSLPYFIGSLFYHKIQGWLERYPKKASILKLAGEGSWFNQFRAVALLRISPFPYIVYNYCAVATDVRFSPYLLGTLLGMVPEIFVAIYTGIMIRTLADASNDHQSLSAPQIICTVFGFLLTIATTVVVTVYAKRRLSELQTDEEQLLLQ